In Miscanthus floridulus cultivar M001 chromosome 5, ASM1932011v1, whole genome shotgun sequence, one genomic interval encodes:
- the LOC136453394 gene encoding subtilisin-like protease SBT3.9 isoform X2: MGFCIPSRAPVASALLLYLFLPLLLGAHGGSRRLYIVYLGDVKHGHPNDVIASHHDLLSNVLGSMEDSLASMVYNYKHGFSGFAAMLTEDHADQLAELPEVISVHLSRSCRATTTRSWDFLGMNYQMPSGLLHRSRYGEDIIIGVVDTGIWPESKSFSDQGYGPVPSRWKGVCQVGEAWDRSNCSRKIIGARFYSAGLPEEILKTDYLSPRGIATHGTHTASTAAGSVVEAASFHGLAAGAARGGAPRARIAVYKSLWGQGSGTSAGLLAAIDDAIHDGVDVLSLSLALPEENSFGALHAVQMGITVVYAAGNDGPSPQTLENTAPWVITVAASKTDRSFPTVITLGNKQQITGQSLYYQGKNSNSSRSSFRSLANGDQCTQDDLNGTDIKGKFVLCATQHSPTTFGPFTYFSVAWQSIVNGGGTGVIFVQYTTDILQDMGDFPWVLVDIDTGKKIKKYIDSASSPVAKIEPARTSTGALLAPKVASFSSRGPSPDYADIIKPDIAAPGANILAATGNSYGIKSGTSMATPHVAGIIALLKALHPNWSPAALKSAIITTDGMPILAEGLPRKIADPFDYGGGHINPNRAADPGLIYDINPKDYNYFLDCTIKTSVSCNATSTPGYLLNLPSISAPDLRYPVTMWRTVINVGEVNAVYHVAIENPAGIKIEVEPSVLVFNAAKKVHTFQVKLSPLRRLQGDYTFGSLTWYNNQKKVRIPIAARITMYDLFADVA, translated from the exons ATGGGATTCTGTATTCCATCGCGTGCCCCGGTGGCTTCAGCGCTCCTGCTTTACCTTTTCTTGCCTTTACTACTGGGGGCACATGGAGGATCCCGTAGG CTATATATTGTATACCTAGGCGATGTGAAACATGGACACCCCAACGATGTCATCGCTTCGCACCATGATCTACTCAGCAATGTTCTTGGAAG TATGGAGGATTCATTGGCTTCCATGGTTTACAACTACAAGCATGGCTTCTCAGGCTTCGCAGCGATGCTCACGGAAGACCATGCTGATCAGCTTGCAG AGCTTCCTGAAGTCATCAGTGTCCATCTAAGCAGAAGCTGCAGAGCGACAACCACTCGTAGCTGGGACTTCCTTGGGATGAACTACCAAATGCCCAGTGGACTACTCCATAGAAGCAGATACGGAGAGGACATAATCATTGGGGTCGTCGACACCG GTATCTGGCCAGAGTCGAAAAGCTTCAGCGACCAAGGCTACGGGCCCGTGCCTTCACGATGGAAAGGCGTGTGCCAAGTCGGGGAGGCCTGGGACCGCAGCAACTGCAGCCGCAAGATCATCGGCGCGCGGTTCTACAGCGCCGGCCTGCCCGAAGAGATACTGAAGACCGACTACCTGTCGCCCCGGGGCATCGCCACCCACGGCACGCACACGGCCTCCACCGCGGCAGGCTCGGTCGTTGAGGCGGCCAGCTTCCACGGGCTCGCCGCGGGCGCTGCGCGTGGCGGCGCGCCCCGCGCCCGCATTGCCGTGTACAAGTCCCTCTGGGGACAAGGCAGTGGCACCAGTGCAGGCTTGCTCGCGGCCATCGACGACGCCATCCATGACGGGGTAGACGTGCTCTCGCTGTCGCTCGCTCTTCCCGAGGAGAATTCGTTCGGCGCCCTGCATGCCGTCCAAATGGGGATCACCGTCGTGTACGCGGCCGGGAACGACGGGCCAAGTCCGCAGACGCTTGAGAACACGGCTCCGTGGGTCATCACAGTTGCCGCGAGCAAGACTGATCGCTCGTTCCCGACGGTTATCACGCTGGGAAACAAGCAACAGATAACG GGACAATCTCTCTATTACCAAGGGAAGAACTCAAACTCATCCAGGAGCAGTTTCAGAAGTCTTGCCAATGGAGACCA ATGCACGCAAGATGATTTGAACGGTACTGATATTAAAGGGAAATTCGTGCTTTGCGCAACGCAACATTCACCAACGACGTTTGGCCCATTCACGTATTTCTCAGTCGCGTGGCAAAGCATCGTGAATGGAGGAGGAACTGGAGTTATTTTTGTTCAATACACGACTGACATTCTGCAAGACATGGGTGACTTTCCATGGGTTCTTGTGGACATTGACACTGGTAAAAAGATAAAAAAGTATATCGACTCCGCCAG CTCACCGGTGGCGAAGATTGAACCAGCCCGCACCAGTACAGGTGCCCTGCTAGCCCCAAAAGTGGCATCATTCTCCTCCAGAGGTCCATCACCCGACTACGCTGATATTATCAAG CCTGACATAGCTGCACCTGGAGCCAACATCCTAGCAGCAACAGGAAATTCTTACGGGATTAAGTCAGGGACATCAATGGCTACCCCACATGTAGCTGGCATCATCGCGCTGTTGAAAGCTCTGCATCCAAACTGGTCTCCTGCTGCACTGAAATCTGCAATCATCACCACTG ATGGCATGCCAATACTGGCTGAAGGATTGCCTCGAAAGATTGCCGACCCATTTGACTATGGAGGTGGGCACATCAACCCTAACAGAGCCGCAGATCCTGGACTGATTTATGACATCAATCCAAAAGATTACAACTACTTCCTTGATTGTACCATCAAAACATCTGTTAGCTGCAATGCAACATCGACACCTGGGTATCTCTTGAACCTGCCATCCATCTCAGCTCCAGATCTGAGGTATCCAGTTACCATGTGGAGAACTGTCATAAATGTAGGCGAGGTCAATGCAGTGTACCATGTTGCAATTGAGAACCCGGCTGGAATCAAGATCGAAGTTGAGCCATCTGTTCTTGTATTCAATGCTGCAAAAAAAGTTCACACATTTCAAGTCAAGCTATCACCTCTGCGGAGGTTACAAGGGGATTATACATTTGGAAGCCTTACTTGGTACAATAACCAAAAGAAGGTCAGGATTCCAATAGCAGCCCGGATCACGATGTATGATTTATTTGCAGATGTTGCATAA
- the LOC136453394 gene encoding subtilisin-like protease SBT3.9 isoform X1: protein MGFCIPSRAPVASALLLYLFLPLLLGAHGGSRRLYIVYLGDVKHGHPNDVIASHHDLLSNVLGSMEDSLASMVYNYKHGFSGFAAMLTEDHADQLAELPEVISVHLSRSCRATTTRSWDFLGMNYQMPSGLLHRSRYGEDIIIGVVDTGIWPESKSFSDQGYGPVPSRWKGVCQVGEAWDRSNCSRKIIGARFYSAGLPEEILKTDYLSPRGIATHGTHTASTAAGSVVEAASFHGLAAGAARGGAPRARIAVYKSLWGQGSGTSAGLLAAIDDAIHDGVDVLSLSLALPEENSFGALHAVQMGITVVYAAGNDGPSPQTLENTAPWVITVAASKTDRSFPTVITLGNKQQITGQSLYYQGKNSNSSRSSFRSLANGDQCTQDDLNGTDIKGKFVLCATQHSPTTFGPFTYFSVAWQSIVNGGGTGVIFVQYTTDILQDMGDFPWVLVDIDTGKKIKKYIDSASSPVAKIEPARTSTGALLAPKVASFSSRGPSPDYADIIKPDIAAPGANILAATGNSYGIKSGTSMATPHVAGIIALLKALHPNWSPAALKSAIITTASVTDEDGMPILAEGLPRKIADPFDYGGGHINPNRAADPGLIYDINPKDYNYFLDCTIKTSVSCNATSTPGYLLNLPSISAPDLRYPVTMWRTVINVGEVNAVYHVAIENPAGIKIEVEPSVLVFNAAKKVHTFQVKLSPLRRLQGDYTFGSLTWYNNQKKVRIPIAARITMYDLFADVA, encoded by the exons ATGGGATTCTGTATTCCATCGCGTGCCCCGGTGGCTTCAGCGCTCCTGCTTTACCTTTTCTTGCCTTTACTACTGGGGGCACATGGAGGATCCCGTAGG CTATATATTGTATACCTAGGCGATGTGAAACATGGACACCCCAACGATGTCATCGCTTCGCACCATGATCTACTCAGCAATGTTCTTGGAAG TATGGAGGATTCATTGGCTTCCATGGTTTACAACTACAAGCATGGCTTCTCAGGCTTCGCAGCGATGCTCACGGAAGACCATGCTGATCAGCTTGCAG AGCTTCCTGAAGTCATCAGTGTCCATCTAAGCAGAAGCTGCAGAGCGACAACCACTCGTAGCTGGGACTTCCTTGGGATGAACTACCAAATGCCCAGTGGACTACTCCATAGAAGCAGATACGGAGAGGACATAATCATTGGGGTCGTCGACACCG GTATCTGGCCAGAGTCGAAAAGCTTCAGCGACCAAGGCTACGGGCCCGTGCCTTCACGATGGAAAGGCGTGTGCCAAGTCGGGGAGGCCTGGGACCGCAGCAACTGCAGCCGCAAGATCATCGGCGCGCGGTTCTACAGCGCCGGCCTGCCCGAAGAGATACTGAAGACCGACTACCTGTCGCCCCGGGGCATCGCCACCCACGGCACGCACACGGCCTCCACCGCGGCAGGCTCGGTCGTTGAGGCGGCCAGCTTCCACGGGCTCGCCGCGGGCGCTGCGCGTGGCGGCGCGCCCCGCGCCCGCATTGCCGTGTACAAGTCCCTCTGGGGACAAGGCAGTGGCACCAGTGCAGGCTTGCTCGCGGCCATCGACGACGCCATCCATGACGGGGTAGACGTGCTCTCGCTGTCGCTCGCTCTTCCCGAGGAGAATTCGTTCGGCGCCCTGCATGCCGTCCAAATGGGGATCACCGTCGTGTACGCGGCCGGGAACGACGGGCCAAGTCCGCAGACGCTTGAGAACACGGCTCCGTGGGTCATCACAGTTGCCGCGAGCAAGACTGATCGCTCGTTCCCGACGGTTATCACGCTGGGAAACAAGCAACAGATAACG GGACAATCTCTCTATTACCAAGGGAAGAACTCAAACTCATCCAGGAGCAGTTTCAGAAGTCTTGCCAATGGAGACCA ATGCACGCAAGATGATTTGAACGGTACTGATATTAAAGGGAAATTCGTGCTTTGCGCAACGCAACATTCACCAACGACGTTTGGCCCATTCACGTATTTCTCAGTCGCGTGGCAAAGCATCGTGAATGGAGGAGGAACTGGAGTTATTTTTGTTCAATACACGACTGACATTCTGCAAGACATGGGTGACTTTCCATGGGTTCTTGTGGACATTGACACTGGTAAAAAGATAAAAAAGTATATCGACTCCGCCAG CTCACCGGTGGCGAAGATTGAACCAGCCCGCACCAGTACAGGTGCCCTGCTAGCCCCAAAAGTGGCATCATTCTCCTCCAGAGGTCCATCACCCGACTACGCTGATATTATCAAG CCTGACATAGCTGCACCTGGAGCCAACATCCTAGCAGCAACAGGAAATTCTTACGGGATTAAGTCAGGGACATCAATGGCTACCCCACATGTAGCTGGCATCATCGCGCTGTTGAAAGCTCTGCATCCAAACTGGTCTCCTGCTGCACTGAAATCTGCAATCATCACCACTG CATCTGTAACTGATGAAGATGGCATGCCAATACTGGCTGAAGGATTGCCTCGAAAGATTGCCGACCCATTTGACTATGGAGGTGGGCACATCAACCCTAACAGAGCCGCAGATCCTGGACTGATTTATGACATCAATCCAAAAGATTACAACTACTTCCTTGATTGTACCATCAAAACATCTGTTAGCTGCAATGCAACATCGACACCTGGGTATCTCTTGAACCTGCCATCCATCTCAGCTCCAGATCTGAGGTATCCAGTTACCATGTGGAGAACTGTCATAAATGTAGGCGAGGTCAATGCAGTGTACCATGTTGCAATTGAGAACCCGGCTGGAATCAAGATCGAAGTTGAGCCATCTGTTCTTGTATTCAATGCTGCAAAAAAAGTTCACACATTTCAAGTCAAGCTATCACCTCTGCGGAGGTTACAAGGGGATTATACATTTGGAAGCCTTACTTGGTACAATAACCAAAAGAAGGTCAGGATTCCAATAGCAGCCCGGATCACGATGTATGATTTATTTGCAGATGTTGCATAA